One region of Pseudomonadota bacterium genomic DNA includes:
- a CDS encoding DUF1800 domain-containing protein: MSRARVSIQPSLLHVGGYSVRRFALAALLLSAALVLLAPSTACAAPASDPENEISHLLNRIGFGPRPGDIERVRAIGTERYIDLQLHPERIDDSACDRRLEGLRSLAMSSADIVRTYPGAALVSRIEKRAESGDERARKLLASLVPVDERGNPRDVLVDLASQKLIRAVHSERQLQEVMVDFWMNHFNIYWPKGQDKVYLTAFERDVIRPRALGRFRELLNATAHSPAMLVYLDNWLSTVETAMTADGKRKPGLNENYAREIMELHTLGVDGGYTQRDVVEVARCFTGWTIGRARGKAGAGATETGSSDFVFRTRMHDNGQKVVLGSTIAAGGGEGDGLAVIDLLSRDPHTARFISLKLCRRFVCDEPSKALVERVAGVFRKTDGDIRAVVRAIITSPEFRSPKVRAAKIKTPFELVASAIRAVNGETQGGLPLANTLRTMGMPLYLCQPPTGYSDLAQAWVSSGALLERMSFAVALTEGRVRGVTAHPEPILAELPTEVNAMVETLGRRLVGRPLSEETSTTLRKTVGEAPASNRVRQTAGLIIGSPEFQRR, from the coding sequence ATTTCGCGTGCCAGGGTGTCTATTCAGCCATCACTGCTTCACGTCGGAGGATACAGCGTGCGTCGCTTCGCGCTAGCAGCGCTTCTCTTGTCTGCCGCCCTTGTGCTGCTTGCGCCCTCGACGGCGTGTGCGGCGCCCGCCAGCGACCCTGAGAACGAGATCTCGCATCTGCTCAATCGAATCGGTTTCGGACCTCGCCCGGGAGACATCGAGCGGGTGCGCGCCATCGGCACCGAGCGCTACATCGATCTGCAGCTCCATCCGGAGCGCATCGACGATTCGGCTTGCGATCGCCGGCTCGAGGGTCTGCGGTCGCTGGCGATGTCGTCCGCTGACATCGTGCGCACCTACCCGGGCGCGGCGCTCGTGAGCCGGATCGAGAAGCGCGCGGAGAGCGGAGACGAACGTGCCCGAAAGCTGCTGGCGTCGCTCGTCCCCGTAGACGAGCGGGGCAACCCCCGCGACGTGCTCGTCGATCTTGCGTCGCAGAAGCTGATACGCGCCGTGCACAGCGAGCGCCAGCTGCAAGAGGTCATGGTCGATTTCTGGATGAACCACTTCAACATCTACTGGCCCAAGGGGCAGGACAAGGTCTATCTGACCGCGTTCGAACGAGACGTGATCCGCCCTCGTGCGCTCGGCCGATTTCGTGAACTGCTCAACGCCACCGCGCACAGCCCGGCCATGCTCGTCTATCTCGACAACTGGCTCTCCACCGTAGAGACGGCCATGACCGCCGACGGCAAGCGCAAGCCAGGGCTCAACGAGAACTACGCTCGCGAGATCATGGAGCTGCACACCCTCGGCGTCGACGGAGGCTACACCCAGCGCGACGTGGTGGAGGTCGCCCGCTGCTTCACCGGGTGGACCATCGGGCGAGCGCGTGGGAAGGCGGGGGCAGGCGCGACGGAGACCGGTTCCAGTGATTTCGTCTTTCGCACCCGCATGCACGACAACGGGCAGAAGGTGGTTCTGGGAAGCACCATCGCCGCCGGCGGTGGGGAGGGCGATGGGCTCGCAGTCATTGACCTGTTGTCGCGAGACCCTCACACCGCGCGCTTCATCAGCTTGAAGCTGTGCCGTCGCTTTGTCTGCGACGAGCCTTCGAAGGCGCTGGTGGAGCGAGTTGCGGGCGTGTTCCGCAAGACCGATGGCGACATTCGCGCGGTGGTGCGGGCCATCATCACCTCCCCGGAGTTCCGCTCACCCAAGGTGCGGGCGGCGAAGATCAAGACGCCCTTCGAGCTCGTGGCCAGCGCCATTCGCGCGGTGAACGGTGAGACGCAAGGCGGCCTGCCACTGGCCAACACGCTGCGCACCATGGGAATGCCGCTCTACCTCTGCCAGCCTCCCACGGGATATTCAGACCTTGCGCAGGCTTGGGTGAGCAGCGGCGCCCTGCTCGAGCGCATGTCGTTTGCCGTGGCCCTGACAGAGGGGCGCGTGCGCGGGGTGACGGCCCATCCCGAACCGATCCTCGCAGAGCTGCCCACCGAGGTCAACGCCATGGTCGAGACCCTGGGGCGGCGCCTCGTGGGGCGCCCTCTCAGCGAGGAGACATCGACAACCCTGCGCAAGACGGTGGGTGAGGCGCCGGCCTCGAACCGGGTTCGTCAGACGGCGGGCTTGATCATCGGCTCGCCGGAATTCCAGCGCAGGTAG